The following are from one region of the Cloacibacterium normanense genome:
- a CDS encoding cytochrome b/b6 domain-containing protein yields the protein MKKFTATHRIIHWVIAISMLVLLATGFLRMYWMGRKTISAAINNELTAKGLELPEESVRAIAKSIINPMFEWHVNFAYVLVFAFVLRIIYMLVKGIKFPNPFSKTASGKEKFQGTIYFIFYILVAVEAATGMMLKFELAGEDILEKAEEIHKLAIYWMPGFIVLHFVGITIAEFTNKKGIVSKMIGGE from the coding sequence ATGAAAAAATTTACCGCAACACATAGAATTATACATTGGGTTATCGCAATTTCAATGTTAGTATTATTAGCCACTGGATTTTTAAGAATGTATTGGATGGGTAGAAAAACCATTTCTGCTGCTATCAATAACGAACTTACTGCTAAAGGTTTAGAATTACCAGAAGAAAGCGTTCGTGCTATTGCAAAATCCATTATCAATCCAATGTTTGAGTGGCACGTTAACTTTGCTTATGTACTCGTTTTTGCTTTTGTTTTAAGGATAATTTATATGCTGGTAAAAGGCATTAAATTTCCTAATCCTTTTTCTAAAACGGCTTCTGGAAAAGAAAAATTCCAAGGAACCATTTATTTTATTTTCTACATTTTAGTGGCGGTAGAAGCTGCAACTGGTATGATGCTAAAATTTGAATTAGCCGGAGAAGACATTCTAGAAAAAGCCGAAGAAATTCACAAACTAGCCATTTATTGGATGCCAGGATTCATCGTCCTTCACTTTGTAGGAATTACCATTGCAGAATTTACCAACAAAAAAGGAATTGTTTCTAAAATGATTGGAGGAGAATAA
- a CDS encoding TolC family protein gives MKDKFLKIFTFLIFGIGFSQTPISLESAINKALDNNLAIKDGTLKVQYQEKMQRSATVIDPLMISGEIGQMNSAYVDNKFSVSQTIRLPKFYNSQKKVLAEEYKNSTLQLDVHKWQIKKEISLIYNELKYLDEKKKLLKKADSIFSQYYKRAELRLKKGESNLLEKATAENLRSQAELQLNALEKDREIALQKFNFLINDGTFYQNDKEKYAVLDINNLGENFSGNPIILKQLEQEKNIQNAKLLAEKSKLTPSFNIGYNNMSMYGNGADNKFYERSARFHSGMVGIGLPVFNSAQKSVIEAQKINQQIAENNYQLGSLKLKNQYTQNFNLYQKLTNEISYYQKTGLANSESILKTANNQYYNGEINYLEWTLLVNQAFEIENKYTDRLKELNDIIIEINALKSEN, from the coding sequence ATGAAAGATAAATTTTTAAAAATATTCACTTTTCTAATTTTTGGAATAGGGTTTTCACAAACTCCTATTTCACTAGAAAGTGCCATCAATAAAGCTTTGGATAATAATTTAGCCATCAAAGACGGAACATTAAAGGTACAATACCAAGAAAAAATGCAACGTTCTGCTACCGTTATTGACCCATTGATGATTTCAGGAGAAATCGGGCAAATGAATTCAGCTTATGTTGACAATAAATTTTCGGTTTCTCAAACGATTAGATTGCCAAAATTTTACAACAGTCAGAAGAAAGTTTTAGCAGAAGAATATAAAAATTCTACATTACAATTGGATGTTCATAAATGGCAAATCAAAAAAGAAATTTCTTTGATTTACAACGAGTTAAAATATCTAGACGAGAAGAAAAAACTGCTCAAAAAAGCAGACAGTATCTTTTCTCAATATTACAAAAGAGCAGAACTCAGACTGAAAAAAGGAGAAAGCAATCTCTTAGAAAAAGCGACTGCCGAAAACTTGAGAAGTCAAGCAGAATTACAACTCAATGCACTGGAAAAAGACAGAGAAATTGCTTTGCAGAAATTTAATTTCCTCATCAATGATGGAACTTTTTACCAAAATGATAAAGAAAAATATGCTGTTTTAGACATTAACAATCTTGGCGAAAATTTCTCAGGAAATCCAATTATTTTGAAACAATTAGAGCAAGAAAAAAACATTCAAAACGCTAAACTTTTAGCTGAAAAATCTAAGCTTACTCCTAGTTTTAACATTGGGTACAACAATATGTCGATGTACGGAAATGGTGCAGATAATAAATTCTATGAGCGTTCGGCAAGGTTTCACTCTGGAATGGTAGGAATAGGTTTACCTGTTTTCAATTCTGCACAAAAATCAGTGATTGAAGCTCAGAAAATCAACCAACAAATCGCTGAAAATAATTATCAGCTGGGTTCATTAAAACTGAAAAATCAATACACACAGAACTTTAATCTTTATCAAAAACTAACGAATGAGATTTCTTACTATCAAAAAACAGGTTTGGCAAACAGCGAAAGCATTTTAAAAACTGCCAATAACCAGTATTATAACGGAGAAATCAATTATTTAGAATGGACTCTTTTAGTAAATCAAGCATTTGAAATTGAAAACAAATACACAGATCGATTAAAAGAACTCAATGACATTATTATAGAAATCAACGCGCTGAAAAGCGAAAATTAA
- a CDS encoding VIT1/CCC1 transporter family protein, which translates to MNLKNIQTEVDASFLYGLLAEKEEDQNVKEIFSQMSAIEKSHAVSFLQKVGLTEKDMPKPSTRAKILKKIGGILGYDYVLGVLMDTEKSLSSSIGKARVNTKTQASISDTAHVKILENILQNNPKIGGNALSRFEKRHRSVGGNALRAAVLGGNDGLISNFSLIMGVAGASSGQKEVLLAGLAGLLAGSLSMALGEWISVQSSKELYENQMSLEMDELEVNPEGELKEIELIYRAKGIPAHQAAQMAIELMNDKNSAHQFLVKEELGINSEELKGSAMEAAISSFVLFAIGAILPLFPFFFLGGTPAIIASAISSSVGLFLIGSAITLFTGKSIWYSGFRQVIFGLLAAAITFGIGKLIGVSVIG; encoded by the coding sequence ATGAACTTAAAAAACATCCAAACCGAAGTAGATGCTTCTTTTCTGTACGGTTTATTAGCAGAGAAAGAAGAAGACCAAAATGTAAAAGAGATTTTCTCACAAATGTCCGCCATAGAAAAATCTCACGCAGTATCATTTTTACAGAAAGTAGGACTCACTGAAAAAGACATGCCGAAACCTTCTACAAGAGCAAAAATTCTCAAAAAAATTGGAGGAATTCTAGGATATGATTATGTTTTAGGTGTTTTAATGGATACCGAAAAATCATTATCTAGCTCTATCGGAAAAGCCAGAGTTAATACTAAAACTCAAGCATCTATTTCGGATACAGCACATGTGAAAATTTTAGAAAATATTCTTCAAAATAATCCTAAAATCGGTGGAAATGCACTTTCTCGTTTTGAAAAAAGACACCGTTCTGTTGGCGGAAATGCACTTAGAGCAGCTGTTTTAGGAGGAAATGACGGTTTAATTTCCAACTTTTCATTAATTATGGGAGTTGCAGGAGCAAGTAGCGGACAAAAAGAAGTACTGCTCGCAGGTTTAGCTGGGCTTTTGGCAGGTTCATTGTCTATGGCATTAGGAGAATGGATTTCGGTACAGAGTTCCAAAGAATTATACGAAAACCAGATGTCTCTGGAAATGGATGAATTAGAAGTAAATCCCGAAGGAGAATTAAAAGAAATAGAATTGATTTACAGAGCGAAAGGAATTCCTGCTCATCAAGCCGCACAAATGGCAATAGAACTCATGAATGACAAAAATTCTGCACATCAATTTTTGGTAAAAGAAGAATTAGGAATCAACTCCGAAGAACTGAAAGGTTCTGCTATGGAAGCTGCAATTTCATCATTCGTATTATTTGCAATTGGAGCAATTTTACCTCTTTTCCCGTTTTTCTTTTTAGGAGGAACTCCAGCAATTATTGCGAGTGCTATCTCTAGTTCCGTTGGTTTATTTTTAATAGGTTCTGCCATTACTCTTTTCACAGGAAAAAGCATTTGGTATTCAGGTTTCAGACAAGTTATTTTCGGATTATTGGCTGCAGCAATCACTTTCGGAATCGGTAAATTAATTGGCGTTTCGGTGATAGGATAA
- a CDS encoding efflux RND transporter periplasmic adaptor subunit, with amino-acid sequence MKKIISIITISLLLFSCGKKEETAKEEFEVVAAENQITLNDNQIKNAGIETGNLGYEDISAKIILNGAVDVPPQNLASVSAPSGGYVRFIRHMPGMHVDKGETLAVLEDPQIVQLQQDYLLAKSNLGYAQKDYARQSELNQSKAASDKAMQLAQTEAQNQNILMRGMAEKLRALGINPNNLNAGNIKRSVAVTSPVSGYISSVNVKMGQYVSPTERLFDVVNTGDIHLALKVFEKDLNKIALNQRVFAYTNQNPDKKYAANIILIGRDFQPDKSVIIHCHFIEYDKSLIPGTYMNAEVETQTETGNTVPDDAVVTWESKQYIFEEVQPKTYKMFPITIGNSENGRTEILNLDEKAKNKKFVTKGAYYLLMGLKNVEE; translated from the coding sequence ATGAAAAAAATAATTTCAATTATAACAATATCACTTCTACTCTTTTCTTGTGGCAAAAAAGAAGAAACTGCCAAAGAAGAATTTGAAGTAGTAGCCGCTGAAAACCAAATTACGCTGAACGATAACCAAATCAAAAATGCGGGTATAGAAACAGGAAATTTAGGATACGAAGATATTTCAGCAAAAATAATCCTCAACGGAGCTGTAGATGTTCCGCCACAGAATTTAGCAAGTGTTTCTGCGCCAAGTGGTGGCTATGTGCGTTTTATTCGTCATATGCCAGGAATGCATGTAGACAAAGGTGAAACTTTGGCTGTTTTAGAAGATCCACAGATTGTTCAGTTGCAGCAAGATTATCTTTTGGCAAAATCTAATTTAGGTTACGCACAAAAAGATTATGCTAGACAAAGTGAATTAAATCAAAGCAAAGCCGCATCAGATAAAGCGATGCAACTCGCACAAACTGAAGCTCAAAATCAAAATATTTTGATGAGAGGAATGGCCGAAAAACTGAGAGCTCTTGGAATAAATCCGAATAATCTGAACGCTGGGAACATTAAAAGAAGTGTAGCAGTTACATCACCAGTTTCTGGTTATATTTCTAGTGTAAATGTGAAGATGGGACAATATGTTTCGCCTACAGAAAGACTTTTTGATGTAGTAAACACAGGAGATATTCATCTTGCATTAAAGGTTTTTGAAAAAGATTTAAATAAAATTGCTTTGAACCAAAGAGTTTTTGCCTATACCAATCAAAATCCTGATAAAAAATACGCCGCTAATATTATTTTAATTGGTAGAGATTTTCAGCCAGACAAATCTGTGATTATTCATTGTCATTTTATAGAATATGATAAGAGTTTAATTCCCGGAACTTACATGAATGCAGAAGTAGAAACCCAAACTGAAACCGGTAACACTGTTCCAGACGATGCAGTGGTTACTTGGGAAAGCAAACAATATATTTTTGAAGAAGTACAACCAAAAACCTATAAAATGTTTCCTATAACCATAGGAAATTCGGAAAATGGGAGAACAGAAATTTTGAACCTTGACGAAAAGGCAAAAAACAAGAAATTTGTAACGAAAGGAGCTTATTATCTATTGATGGGACTTAAAAATGTAGAAGAATAA